A single genomic interval of Apis cerana isolate GH-2021 linkage group LG2, AcerK_1.0, whole genome shotgun sequence harbors:
- the LOC107996910 gene encoding nuclear transcription factor Y subunit alpha isoform X3 encodes MEQLGEGQAVVVGSAGGTVQVVQMGQGGQAMMLPQAIQVAAPNGQIQVVPVSSLTGTGQQIVIQQPQTPQIIQTPDGQTYIYQPVQLEGQVQQAQPTVININGNLMQIPGTASQTTTTAATTTPVQPLASPTATASQMVPGNSGQTQFQRVALPNAEVFEEEPLYVNAKQYRRILKRRQARAKLEAEGKIPKERPKYLHESRHRHAMNRIRGEGGRFHSGQVKKRNRTNENAMITQHITTSTSTNTVRTIAIAAANIGVQYRDTDNMASTIVIEKQGIPLQDMISENDIVTSNNCLI; translated from the exons ATGGAACAACTGGGAGAAGGACAAGCAGTTGTGGTTGGAAGTGCTGGAGGAACAGTTCAAGTTGTTCAAATGGGTCAAGGAGGTCAAGCAATGATGTTACCACAAGCTATACAAGTAGCAGCACCAAATGGACAAATACAAGTTGTTCCAGTATCTAGTTTAACTGGTACAGGTCAACAAATTGTAATTCAACAACCACAAACACCTCAAATCATTCAAACTCCAGATGGACAAACGTATATTTATCAGCCAGTACAGTTAGAAGGTCAAGTTCAACAAGCACAACCCACag taattaatatcaatggaAATCTTATGCAAATTCCTGGAACAGCATCACAAACAACAACCACTGCAGCAACCACAACACCAGTGCAACCTTTAGCAAGCCCTACAGCAACAGCGTCTCAG ATGGTACCAGGAAATAGTGGACAGACGCAATTTCAAAGGGTAGCATTGCCAAATGCAGAAGTTTTTGAAGAAGAACCTTTATATGTAAATGCTAAACAATATAGGCGTATATTAAAACGTCGTCAAGCTCGGGCTAAATTAGAAGCTGAAGGAAAAATACCTAAAGAAAGACca AAATATCTTCATGAATCTCGCCATCGACACGCAATGAATAGAATTCGTGGTGAAGGTGGTAGATTTCATTCTGGTCaagtaaagaaaagaaa TAGAACAAACGAAAACGCCATGATTACCCAGCACATCACAACTTCGACCAGCACTAATACCGTTCGTACTATAGCAATAGCAGCAGCAAATATAGGTGTACAGTATCGCGACACAGATAATATGGCCTCCACAATTGTTATTgaa aaacaaGGTATTCCTCTTCAGGATATGATCTCTGAAAACGATATTGTTACCTCAaacaattgtttaatatag
- the LOC107996910 gene encoding nuclear transcription factor Y subunit alpha isoform X1, which yields MEQLGEGQAVVVGSAGGTVQVVQMGQGGQAMMLPQAIQVAAPNGQIQVVPVSSLTGTGQQIVIQQPQTPQIIQTPDGQTYIYQPVQLEGQVQQAQPTVININGNLMQIPGTASQTTTTAATTTPVQPLASPTATASQAGNVVMMVPGNSGQTQFQRVALPNAEVFEEEPLYVNAKQYRRILKRRQARAKLEAEGKIPKERPKYLHESRHRHAMNRIRGEGGRFHSGQVKKRNRTNENAMITQHITTSTSTNTVRTIAIAAANIGVQYRDTDNMASTIVIEKQGIPLQDMISENDIVTSNNCLI from the exons ATGGAACAACTGGGAGAAGGACAAGCAGTTGTGGTTGGAAGTGCTGGAGGAACAGTTCAAGTTGTTCAAATGGGTCAAGGAGGTCAAGCAATGATGTTACCACAAGCTATACAAGTAGCAGCACCAAATGGACAAATACAAGTTGTTCCAGTATCTAGTTTAACTGGTACAGGTCAACAAATTGTAATTCAACAACCACAAACACCTCAAATCATTCAAACTCCAGATGGACAAACGTATATTTATCAGCCAGTACAGTTAGAAGGTCAAGTTCAACAAGCACAACCCACag taattaatatcaatggaAATCTTATGCAAATTCCTGGAACAGCATCACAAACAACAACCACTGCAGCAACCACAACACCAGTGCAACCTTTAGCAAGCCCTACAGCAACAGCGTCTCAGGCAGGAAATGTTGTCATG ATGGTACCAGGAAATAGTGGACAGACGCAATTTCAAAGGGTAGCATTGCCAAATGCAGAAGTTTTTGAAGAAGAACCTTTATATGTAAATGCTAAACAATATAGGCGTATATTAAAACGTCGTCAAGCTCGGGCTAAATTAGAAGCTGAAGGAAAAATACCTAAAGAAAGACca AAATATCTTCATGAATCTCGCCATCGACACGCAATGAATAGAATTCGTGGTGAAGGTGGTAGATTTCATTCTGGTCaagtaaagaaaagaaa TAGAACAAACGAAAACGCCATGATTACCCAGCACATCACAACTTCGACCAGCACTAATACCGTTCGTACTATAGCAATAGCAGCAGCAAATATAGGTGTACAGTATCGCGACACAGATAATATGGCCTCCACAATTGTTATTgaa aaacaaGGTATTCCTCTTCAGGATATGATCTCTGAAAACGATATTGTTACCTCAaacaattgtttaatatag
- the LOC107996910 gene encoding nuclear transcription factor Y subunit alpha isoform X2, translating to MEQLGEGQAVVVGSAGGTVQVVQMGQGGQAMMLPQAIQVAAPNGQIQVVPVSSLTGTGQQIVIQQPQTPQIIQTPDGQTYIYQPVQLEGQVQQAQPTVININGNLMQIPGTASQTTTTAATTTPVQPLASPTATASQAGNVVMMVPGNSGQTQFQRVALPNAEVFEEEPLYVNAKQYRRILKRRQARAKLEAEGKIPKERPKYLHESRHRHAMNRIRGEGGRFHSGQVKKRKTNENAMITQHITTSTSTNTVRTIAIAAANIGVQYRDTDNMASTIVIEKQGIPLQDMISENDIVTSNNCLI from the exons ATGGAACAACTGGGAGAAGGACAAGCAGTTGTGGTTGGAAGTGCTGGAGGAACAGTTCAAGTTGTTCAAATGGGTCAAGGAGGTCAAGCAATGATGTTACCACAAGCTATACAAGTAGCAGCACCAAATGGACAAATACAAGTTGTTCCAGTATCTAGTTTAACTGGTACAGGTCAACAAATTGTAATTCAACAACCACAAACACCTCAAATCATTCAAACTCCAGATGGACAAACGTATATTTATCAGCCAGTACAGTTAGAAGGTCAAGTTCAACAAGCACAACCCACag taattaatatcaatggaAATCTTATGCAAATTCCTGGAACAGCATCACAAACAACAACCACTGCAGCAACCACAACACCAGTGCAACCTTTAGCAAGCCCTACAGCAACAGCGTCTCAGGCAGGAAATGTTGTCATG ATGGTACCAGGAAATAGTGGACAGACGCAATTTCAAAGGGTAGCATTGCCAAATGCAGAAGTTTTTGAAGAAGAACCTTTATATGTAAATGCTAAACAATATAGGCGTATATTAAAACGTCGTCAAGCTCGGGCTAAATTAGAAGCTGAAGGAAAAATACCTAAAGAAAGACca AAATATCTTCATGAATCTCGCCATCGACACGCAATGAATAGAATTCGTGGTGAAGGTGGTAGATTTCATTCTGGTCaagtaaagaaaagaaa AACAAACGAAAACGCCATGATTACCCAGCACATCACAACTTCGACCAGCACTAATACCGTTCGTACTATAGCAATAGCAGCAGCAAATATAGGTGTACAGTATCGCGACACAGATAATATGGCCTCCACAATTGTTATTgaa aaacaaGGTATTCCTCTTCAGGATATGATCTCTGAAAACGATATTGTTACCTCAaacaattgtttaatatag
- the LOC107996701 gene encoding ragulator complex protein LAMTOR1, whose product MGCCYSFCKEDSGPQSGEVNERTHLLVDPVSNNTNIPRVHSDDYVNQYASSVPKKTDEQSALNRILHETAANVIDVGALDSHNLEQHEYMDRSRAYSKRIEAGGIKVPDSTSCLLKDVPAPEKILAADPLAAGDHGLITEMLNKAVTALEDVNVEHKEDLVVPFLS is encoded by the exons atggGATGTTGTTACAGTTTCTGTAAAGAAGACAGCGGTCCAcag agtgGAGAAGTAAATGAAAGGACACATTTGTTAGTGGATCCTGTTAGTAATAACACAAATATACCTAGAGTACATAg tgatgATTATGTTAATCAATATGCAAGTTCAGTACCCAAAAAAACAGATGAACAAAGTgcattaaatagaattttacatGAAACAGCTGC taATGTGATAGATGTTGGAGCATTAGATTCGCACAATTTAGAACAGCATGAATATATGGATAGGTCACGTGCATATTCAAAACGTATAGAAGCTGGAGGTATTAAAGTCCCTGATAGTACATCTTGTCTACTTAAAGATGTTCCTGCCccagaaaaaatattagcaGCAGATCCTCTTGCAGCTGGAGATCATGGGctg attACAGAAATGCTCAATAAGGCTGTGACAGCATTAGAAGATGTAAATGTTGAACATAAGGAAGATTTAGTAGTTCCTTTCTTATCGTGA
- the LOC107996786 gene encoding vacuolar ATPase assembly integral membrane protein VMA21 homolog, translated as MANIKELPELQVFKTVLFHCVVIIALPVLSFFTSKIFIFDGLLGLNHVPSNVYSAAVAILVLHVALGSFIYRAYFDDQSKTQTKRD; from the exons atggcAAATATCAAG gaATTACCAGAATTACAAGTTTTTAAAACAGTATTATTCCACTGTGTAGTAATAATAGCCTTACCTGTATTGTCATTTTTTACtagcaagatttttatttttgatg gttTATTGGGGCTTAATCATGTGCCAAGTAACGTATATTCAGCTGCTGTTGCGATTCTCGTATTACACGTGGCTCTAGgatcttttatatatcgtgCATATTTCGATGATCAATCAAAGACACAAACAAAACgagattaa